The DNA region ctccctctccttctccctttctaaaaaaaatcaataaaaaacatattataaataaaagacaTACAACAGAATTTTTAAGAAGTTAAACTGATACATGGATTGATGATGATGGACTTACATCATATAATCAGATAACTACATTTACCAAAGGTCATAGAATGAGACCATGGTCTGTTTTGTTGACTGATATGTCAGCAGCATGTAGAACAGCACCTGGCACGTGGTAGGTGTTCAGAAGATAGTTGGCATGAATGAATGAGACGGAGGTTTGAGGTTAGAAGAATAACTGAGAGTCGCCTGTAAGGAGGATGTGGAGGTAGGAGAAGCAGAATGTTCAACTGTGTTCTGATCAGCATCGGAAGGTAAATCCTCTGGTAAGAGGTAGGGACTTCAGACCCAGCTGTTGGAGTCAAAGGAGAGAAGAGGCTGAGAAAGGGGCGGAGACAGGGTCTCCAGGCGTCTAGCACAATTCTGAAAAGAGCTCTGAGCCCAGGAACAGTGACAAGGGCCTGGGGTGACTGTTTTGATGTTAATGTCAGGTGATCACACAGCCTCTTAAAAGTTTGTTAGCCATTGTAATCCTTTTGTGTTTCAGTGTCATACTTACACCCACAACTAAGTCCTTTTCACTCCAAGTCTCTTCTTTACAGCCTTAATCATACAAATGGTTACAGGATTAAGGCAGGGGAGTGACACCTTTAATTAAGTGTCAGCCACGCTCCTAATGTTCTGGACACAGGGCACAGCAGCGCTGCATAaactcctctctcccctttctcgaCAGTTCTTTTACGCCATCTCTAGCAGCAAGTCCTCCAACGTCATCGTCCTGCTGTTAGCACAGATAATGGTGAGTTGTAAAAACCAGCTTCATGTTTGCACCTGTAGAGTCCCAGACGTGTCTTatacttttaaacatttaacCACGGCCTTTGACCCGTCCCTCACTACACGCCAAGTGACGTGTGGACTGGCCTGTTTGACTTCCAGGGCATGTACTTCGTCTCCTCGGTGCTGCTGATCCGCATGAGCATGCCCCTGGAGTACCGCACCATCATCACCGAAGTCCTCGGGGAGCTGCAGTTCAACTTCTACCACCGCTGGTTCGACGTGATCTTCCTGGTCAGCGCGCTCTCCAGCATCCTGTTCCTCTACCTGGCTCACAAGCAGGCACCAGAGAAGCATATGACCCCTTGAACTCACGGCTGTTGCAGACTGCGAACAGGCCAGTGGTGTCCGCATTTAGATAGAACAAGGGAAAGTGGAGGGACCAGGGCCTGGTATTTTTTATACAAACAAGATGCTGTGGTAGCCTCTTCCACCTGCAGCTATGCCTTCCTCTCAGACGATACGGTGTTCGTGAGCCGCACTGGCTGGAGCGGAGAGCCAGGTAACTGAAGCCAGTGCTCCGCCGAGAGGTTCCTGTGGGTTTGAGGCTGGTGCAGCGTTGGGAGGGGAGAAGTACACTGGAATCCGGGGTAAGCGAGTCTGCGGTAGCTGGGCCACGCGTGTGGGTTTCTGCTAAGTCAAGGTTCACATGGAGGAAGTTTTGGCTTCCATTTTGTCATTAAAATCCAAGATTGTAAGTCTGGCCTTAGCTTTATTTCATCAAGGACAGCTCCCTGTTTGCTTGTATGATCTCACATGAGTTagctactccccctcccccctaatCCTTACCCCATTAAAATAACCAAGAGCTTGTCTGTTCTTTCCTGGCATAGGATGGGGTGCAACTGAAAGAAATTCTACCAAGAGAGATTTCAAGGGTGCCATTTTTCCTGATTTCCTTTCACTTAATATCATGTAAGAGTGAATTATTCTACATTCAATTAAGTAATGATGGCTCCTATTTTCTTCCCTTCTGCCCCTCATACTGTGGGTAAAACAATGAATAACTGCTAACTGGAATAAGTCACTTTTTTCTCCgactcactttcttcatctgtaaaaggaagaTGTTGGAAAAGTTGTAGAACACTCagaaatgccatttaagaaaaaTCCTTAATTTTACTACCAGGAAGTCTATTACTAAGGTcttattctgaattttattttgtttttggttcCTAGaggcaaaacaaaaattaaagcatGAAATGCTtaccaaaaacaaacacaattcaGGTTAGATCAGCTAACAGAAGGTTCAAGCAACtcaaaagacatttttaatggCATTTATTTTAGTAACCACACATTCTTTAAAAAGCATAATTTTAATAGGCAAACTCACATCCTTTAATTAGCAGTTTCAGAATTACAGATTTATGAATCATCTTTGGTGCTCAAGGAGCCCATAGAAGTAAGAGATATCATCATACAGAGAAATACAGTTAAGTTGAAGCGTGGAAGAGATTACATGAAAAGAATCTGGTCCCGCCTTAGCTTCTCCTAAGTTGACCATAAATAAGCCGTCGGCAATAGGCACTCGAGGCAAATGACAACAGAAAACAATTGCACGTGAGGGGCCAGTTTCCAGAGCGTTTTTCACCAGAGACGGCAGGTGGGTGGCCGCTCATCCCTTGGAAAGGATTCCTATTAAATACCCAGAAACCGCGTCAGCCACAGCCACTGTTCGTTCTCATCACAGCCTTGTATCCTCAGAACTGGAAGAAGACTGCGAGGCTGTACTGTGGGCCTGTGCAAGAGAAGGCGAAGGGTCTGTGAGTGCTGGAGCGTGGACAAGCCCGGGGGCAGGGTCATGACTAGAAGCCAGGGGACCTGACTTCTGCACTTGGCTTTGCTTTCAGCTTGCTGTCTGAAACCAATTTCCTTTGTGTAACTGACTCCCTGCAGAGAGATTATAGAACTCTTGAAAGACGAGAATACTTTCTTGTTAAGAAATCTACAGTATGGTCAGTGGCTATTACGTGCGCCTTGTCTGAATATTTGTCTCTCCCCCGAATGCATATGGTGAAACCCTTATCCCCAAGGTGATAGAATGGGGCATGGCCTGGGGGTGTGATGAAGtcaggagggcagagctgggattgtgCCCTCAGAAAAGAGGGCCCCAGGgcgccccagctctgccaccctgAAGGGGCAGAACAAGAAGCCTCGGAGAGGCCTTCCTGGGCACCGATCCGCCGGCACCTGGGGCTTGGCCTCCCCAGCCTCCGGAACtgtgaaaataaatgtctgttgtgtaCAAAGCCACCCAGCGTATGGTATTTCGTTATAGTCGCCTAACCAGGCTACGACCGTGGGTGTTccttaaaaattagtatttttgtaTTACCAGTCGGAAGAATTACATTAatgtaatgaaagaaaaataggattAAACTTTAAGTCTTGGCTTTGCCAAATGTTTCCTTTATGCACTTGGACAGGTCAGTTCACTCTTGGACCTCAAGTTCATCTATGAAAAGAAATTGGACAACAACTAAAACTGAGATTTACCAAGGAATTTAATCTAAATACAGCATAGTGTTTGCTCTTCCCTAGTAATAAAACTTGAATACCTAccagttattttaaaaacaactctgTCTCTAACCACCACCATTCCTTTTATGCCTACTGTGCACAGGGCACTAGCCGAACCACTTTAATCGTCTTAGTCCATAGAATCCTGATAACAGTCCCACAAATTATCCTTGTTTTATAGGGAGGCtaccaaggcacagagagagtAAATCCGTTTGCCCACAGCAGAACCAGACTTTGTACATAAATAGTTTGATTCAAGTTCCATTCCCATTATAATTTTGATAAACTTATTTCTTGTCAACTCTGTGctatgaaaaataagaaatttgttGTTCTTGTACTACATCCTTTCCCCTACAATAACTTGATTTGTCAGTTACCTTTACATGATCATTTTTAGTATTGTAGGAACTCTGTGGTAAACATGGACATGAGATGCATTTAGTTAAGGTCTTTACTATATACTGGTAAGTTAGATCATTAAAAgaaatgtgttaataaaaaacaaacaaaataaataaataaaaagttaatatactacatgtcctaaaaaaaaaaagaaaaagaaaaatgtgttgcccagctggtgtggctcagtggttgagcatcgatctatgaaccaggaggtcacggttcgatttccagtcggggcacatgcccggattgtgggcttggtccccaggggtacctgcaggaggcagctgatcaatgattctctctatcaatgtttctatctctctccctctcccttcctctctgaaatcaataaaaatatttttttaaaagcaaagaaatgtGTCACTACTCACTCTTTCTTTTGCCACGTGTGAGTCGAGCTCTGACTCCACCCATGTTTCTTCTTTGGAATCAAGTGGGTCAGCCATGGAGGAAACGATAGGGATTTTCTTTGCCTGGAAATAATCGTAGGCCTTCTTTCCACAGACTAAGAGCGTGACACTCTCCCCACTGCTCTGGATTCTGTCTATCACCTTCTCATAGAGTTCGTCCAGCACATTCACCCCATTCACCTCAATGATGACGTCCTCATCCTCCAGCCCCGCCAGCTGGGCAGGGCTGCCCGCCTGCACCTGTGAACAGGGTCGGAGTTGTCACGTCCAGACACAGATAAGGGAACTAGCCTAGCTCCCTTCAGGGACATGAGGATTTATTCCTCACTGTGTTGTGCCTTCTCCTTGAGGCACAGAAGTCGAGGACAATGCTCTAACGCTTTCTGCTTTGAAGGCTACAGCTTCTGTACTCCAATCAGTGGTGTTACAGTGGTTGACTATTGTGTTATATGTCTTCTGGGTTAAAGGCATCAGACATCATAGGTCCCTTCTGCAGGCCCAGTGTGAGAGCTCTAAGGGCAGTCCTCTCCCTCAGGCCCGACAGCGAGAGGCATCATGCCCGTGCACAGAAGCAAGCAAGCATCACCTTCAGTGCTGATGGTGACTCACCTACAGTCATGCCAGCTCTACTTGATTTGAAAGTGTCCACAGACGACTGAGTGTAACAGATGTTAAGAAATGAAGGCTGTGGGCTTAGGATGTACTAAGCTATCTTAAAGGGGCCGGGACCATGACAGCAATTATTTGAACCCAAGTGAGACACTCAACGCCGGCCTTCAGTGTACCCTTTTACTGAGCCATCAGTGAGTGGGAGAAGCCCGCCCTCCGATGGTGGCTGCGGTCACTGGGCTGCGGGAACCGGGTTACCGTACCTCTTTGACAAATGGGCCTGGCTGGCCCCGAATCGCATTTAAGTGGAAGCCGTAGCCATTGTCACCTTTAACCAGCCTGCACAGCTTAGGCTTGTGACCTGGACTTGAGCTGGCCAGAGGCGCAGGAACCAGGGCCTCCTTGACAGAACCGTTAGGCAGTTGTTGACTTTGATAgtagagaaatggagaaaaatgagCCTTGGGAAAATAAAGGGGAAGAAGCATTAATTGTAAATATGAATAATTACGCTATTAAATGTGCTGATTTATTTTATAAGGTGCGTACATGTTCCACTCTTCCACATACATGGTTGTGGGCGGAAAATTTCTTGTTACTTCAACCAGGAAAGGGATAAAGGAAGACTGAGCTTTGTCATGGAGCAATGTGTATAAACATGTAAACAAATGCACATATCCGTAAAATAAAGTGTTGTACAAGGATCCAAAAATAAGCCTAACGGAACTGCTGGTTTCTTCTGACTTGATGATAGTAAGCAAACCACTCAACTGTTGAGGGTTAGCGACTTGCCCTCTATCTCATGCAAGTTAGGTCCATCTGGCCTTCCCCTTCAGTAAGAACTTCAAAGCTCCTTAAACACGTAGAGAGAGTAATACAAGACGCCATATCGCATCCAAAGTACAGACAACAGTGAATTGGTGGAGGCAGCAATCATATGGTCACATGGTTTCTCCCCCACTACCTCTCCAGCACTGTGATCTATTGTACTCTATTTTACTAGTTATTGTTGTGACCATTAGCTGACACTTCTGTTATGCCAAGCTCCTCACTCACTATCTTTATCTATTTCTAATCCATTTCAACTCCCAGAACATCCATGCAAAGAAGGCAGTGATAGTCTTGAATATAGAAGAGGCATTAAACAGGGAACATATGactggttttattattattatttttttattattattattattttttttgcagaaataagAGCCCaaccattgtggctcagtgtttgagtgttgacctatgaatcaggaggtcacagttcaattcccagtcagggcacaagctcaagttacaagctcgatccccaatgtgaggCGGAGgatgagggtgtgcaggaggcagccaaccaatgattctcatcattgatgtttctttctctctctctctctctctctctctctctctctctctctctctttctctctctctcaaatcaataaaaatatatttaaaaagaagaacttAGCTGACTGGGTTTTAGTTGAGAGGATTAAAAGGCTAGATTCGGGTATGCTGAGATCCTAGATCAGTAGTTAAATTGCTGCCCACAGGTGCCCAAGACATTTGTGAAGTGATGAGTGAAAAATGAAGCAATTGAAAGCGAGTACAAGTTGTGCTCTCCCCTAAGTCGTCCtgttcagctgcctggctgaaaTTAGATTGGAGGGCTCCGGTTACCATCTGTCTTACTAACCACAAGACCAGGGCTTCCTTTCTAAATGAGAGTAGCACCTCATTTAGAACCTTTCAGTTACCCAGTTCCACTAACTCCAGACCTCTCAGCGATATGCTTGCAAATTTTCTACATTTCTGTCCCTCTTCAAAATGTGGGAAATTTTCAGTAACTCCTTACATGCAAAAATACCTTTGACATCACTACCCAAACAAGCAAACCAGTGGCAGCTAATCCTAGGCAAAGTACAATAACATAAAACAGTGAGTTTTTATTCTCATTCAGATATTTGGGTGTCTAGTATGTTACAAGAACTGATTAGGTGTTTGCTTTATTCACTGATATATCTCAAACATCCAGCCCATGCAACTCActttggggggaagagggaggaagaagatggGGACAGTCATCTTTATAGATCAAAGTTCTCTTTTTTAaccaaaacattaaaattatagtGAACTCATTCTGTCCTAAGATTAGAAGTTGGAAAGGATTCAATGCTAGAATCTGCTTTACAACAGCAAGAGCAGTGACCTTCTGACTTGACCTTTTCTACCAACTGGGACCTCTGCAGAAATGGCTTACCCTGCTCCCAGCAGCTTCAGTTATCCTAAGCCCAAAGCTCGCTCCCTACAGCTTCTCTATCTGATCAAGCTACATCCCCTAGAACACCTCAAAAATAAGTCTGCTGCTTGTATATAATAGCCTTTCAAATTATTACAAGCTGTTTAATAGCCCTGTCTAGGCTTTTACATGGGATGGTCGATAGCTTAAAATCCAATTGTTCCCTACTTAGGAGAGTTAGGGCTACATCTGCCTATTTCCAGGCTACTGTTCATAGATTTTTCTCAGATCACCAAGAGTAATTCTGCAATTATATGCAAattctttcaaaatcttgagtCTAAGGACTTAAAACTTATATACCAATCACATGGCATTCTCTAATCACTGCCACTTTGAGCTTCAAAGCAGCCTTAATATGGTCGTTGTATACTTTCCAGGTTGAAGATCAAAGTGGTCATTTAAACCCCCAAATAGAGACAATGACCCAGCCAGTTGAGATCAGCCAGACTCTCTCATCAGCTGACAATGAATACCAACGCTGACACGATGGGCTCACGAAGGGAGTAGCCAGGGTAGTAGAAACAAGCTATTCCTGGGCCAAACAGCATTGGCTAAAAATGAGGTAACTTAGCCAAAGCTGGAGGGCATTAGTGAGTGGACCCAACCTTGATGCATGAATACATGACCTTGTATTACTTACCAGCCTGTATATGCTGTCCGTCTCCTTGTCTACTACCAACAGGGAGGTCTGATCTCCACTCTTCCTGATCATCTCCACCACGCGGTCATGACTGAGGGATTCCACAGACTCGCCGTTGACAGCAATTACCAGGTCATTGGCCTTCAGGCCAGCCTCCTCGGCTGGACTTCCAGAATCTATGTCTTTGATGAATTGACCTAACCATCCCCAAAACAATAAGTTATCAGAAAGACTCCTAAAAAAACTAGGGTTTCCTGCCAGAGCCCAGGGCCCTAATAGCATAGATAGAGTAGGCATGCTGAGTCCAACTACTGTCCCTCCCACTGGCTCCGAAAAAGCCTGTAAGCCCCCTCTGCAGTCTCATCCCCGGCTCAGGACTCGCTCCAGGAACAAACCCAGCCTATCAACCACGAAAGGGTCTTCAAGAAAAGAATCACGTGTTACTAAAAGTGTCTCAAACTCACTCTTGTCAAGAGAGCATGCTAAGCATTAAGGGTCAGCGAGTTCCCAGAAAGTCAGTGGGCATACTTGTACCCATATGTCTTAAGTAGACAATAAGCCATAAAAAGGGGGGATGGAAGAGTGAAGAACAAAACCCAAGAAATCAAACCCTAGGAAACCCAGCGtgactgtgtctgtgtgtgtacgcTAAGGGTGTGTCTGTAGTCTTTTCCTAACAGAACTGTCTTCACCAGATGCCTCCATATCGCTCACACTTTTTTGGCCCTCGCACGGTTTTAACAAGTGTTCGTTTCACTTTTGCAGCTGGCTGTTGGCCCTCTCCAACTGGATATCCCGcagatccccctccccccccccccccccccccccgcccagagtAATCTATTCCCCAAGCCCCTCCTCTTGGTCACCTGTTGGTGGGAGCACCATCGTCCCGTCAGACGCTTGACAACTGATTCTTCCTCAGCACCCACTCCCCATATCTGATCACCTACTAAGTCCTTCAATGCCACTTTAATATCTTACACTTTTCTTTGGTTCCACTTCCCCTACTTGCAGTTTGTATTCATTAGTTCCTGTCTTGGATTCTATCTAAACTGCTACCGCGCCCGACCAGCTGCTCTCCCTGTCCCTGATCATTGCTGTCTCCTGCAGGTTCATCTGGATGCAGAGTCTGACCAGGTCACTCCCCAGGGCAACGGCATGAGCACTGGCTTTGGAGCTAAACAGACCTGACTCTGATCCCAGTTTAACCTGATATAATCACTGCATCTTCTCCAAGCCCTCAACTTCAGCAATTCTTGCAGAATTATTAGGAGAAATTAAGCCCCCAAGACACTGTAGgcttaattttcttcttctctctggcACTGCTCAAAAAACATTGAACTCCTCATAGACTATCGGATCAAGTCCAAACTCCTCCACCTGGCATTAAAGATCCTTCATTGTCTCTCTCCAACTGACCTTCTAACTTGGTTCCCCGTGCTTCACACTGGATGTCAATCACACTGTGCATGTGTTTCCTTGCTTTGTTCACACAACGCCTATCTTTCTGGGACAGCCTTTCTTGTCCAAATTCTACTCATACTACAAAGCCCAAGCTCAAGTGACACCTGTATTATGAGGCCTCCCAGTAGCTTTCCAGTGAGAAAAGCTTGCTCCAACCTTGAATTCCTTCAGTTATGGACATACGTGTGTTATCTAACTAGGAGGCTCCTTGACTGAAGAATTCATCTGACTCACTTGATATTCTCAAAGGCCCTGGGGATGATTTTATATAATATCAACCAAATTAATATTGGATGAATGcatgtaaacatcctatataatcaaaggctaatacgcaaattgtcccctcgaccgggagttcgaccagaatTCGATCgctgcccgcccccaccctgactgggggcgcactggctggaccccactcatgcaccaggcctctagtataaaataaaaagcaaatagtaAACCTCCAGGTGTGTGACAGTTTACATGGCCTGAACCTACATTCTTTGATGTAGTCACCTTCCCTAGGAGGGTCTTTGTACTTTCCTTGTTGAGTTACAAGGAATCAGCAAGATTCCTGCTTCTGTTTGAGTCTGAGATCCCAACCCATACCCGTGCCTCAGACCTGGTGGTGTGCTGCAGCTGCCTCACCAGCTCATGAGCACCAGTTGTGCACAATACTTCTCAACTTTGCATTCTGTGCCATGTTGGCAGCTTGAAATCAGACACGGTAGGGGTATTTATACCACAAACATCAACAAATGCTATAAATTAGGGCCTTTCCCTGCCCCAGAGCCAATTTAGCAGCATACTACTGCTCAGATCCAAAATTCTGCCTTATCCTTCTGCTATGGAAACCTGGGTGCCCAGGATCCGGCCCCCGTGTGACATGGAAACTGACCCAGCACCctggctagttttgctcagtggatagagcatcagcctacagactgaagggtcctgggtttgattctgatcaagggcacatgcccaggttgcgggcttgatccccagtagggggtgtgcatgattctctctcatcattgatgtttctatctctccctctcccttcctctctgaaatcaataaattttttttaaaaaaagaaagagactgaCCTAGCTATGCTTTCTAGCTTCTCATGCCCGCTCCGTGCTGGGGTTGCGGGCCTCATGGCCTCCGGGTCAGGCTGGGATGAAGAACCGGGTGATTACACTGCCAAGCGTCGCGCTCTCCTCCTGCCTTACCTCTCTGCTCCGGGCCTGCTCTCAGGTAGAAACCATAGCCATTGCTTCCCTTCTTCATCTCAACTACCCGGGGCTGGCGGGGCAGTAATTTCAAACTGGCTGTTTCTCTCTTGAGTTTGATATTCTGCTCTCTATGGTGCTGGTCCGTTTCCTTGTCCACCAGCAGGAACGCGACGCGGCTCCCTGACTTCCGCACCTGCAATGACACACACAGGTGAGGGCCAACCTCAGTCTCCAGAAACGATGCTGGGAAACAGGCAAGTCTCTGCACGTGGCCTCTAGATTCAGCAGAAAATATGGGAAGTAAAACGTGTCAGCTATTGAACTGCCACCTCGCTGGTACTTTTCTACCTCCACGTCCACAGTTTTTCCCTTGGTTAAGGATGACCTCCCTACACCAACGCTAACTGAACCCAAGGAAGAGCTGGAATTCAGAAAACCCAGAAAGGTACTTAGGGGAAAGCTGGGAAAGGagtttggaaaagaagaaaaagtaaagttCGATTGTGAAGGATTATTCTACCAGGAAAAGACTCCAGAGGATCTTAAAGGAAAACCTCCGACTGTTTTCCATGAGTCTGGCTGGGACCTAAGATTTGGGGTAGCTGCCTCCCAGAACTCCCCAGCTGTAGCTCTGTATTCCTCGCCACATTGGTCATCTTGCAGCTGGTATTCAAATGGTTTTGCAACATCGGgtcaacagtaaatgtactatAAATTCAGAGGGTGCTCCCAAGCAGGTACAGTAAGATTTAAAAGATAAAGTTAAACACTTGTCTTCAAAATAACATGAAACTAGCAAAGGCCTTATTCTCAAATCTTAAACACTGCTTAAGTCACCAGCGAGTCTGTTTGCTCTTCATACAAAAGGGCCACTTCCCACCGTTACTTCTCTCCCGTCATAAGCTGTCACTCCTGCCTCCCTGTCACCTCCAACGAGAGCGAGAGAAAGGGAAGGCAAGAAGGTACCTTTTCAACCACTTCCTCGTGAGTGGCATCTTCTACGTTCTCTCCGTTCACCTCGATCAAGTGATCATCCGCCAGGACACCCGCTTTCATAGCCACACCTTGCGGGGTGATGTCAGTCATGTACACCCCCTTTATACCTGAAGGAGAGTAGGGGCGGGCTGAGGTTACGGGAAGTACCGCAGTTAACGCGTTTTCTCCCAATAATGTAAAATTAGAACGTCCCATGTGAGAGCTAACTCAACTAGCCTTTAGCTTCCGATTTAGCTTTATAACTACAGCTCCTAGCCAAGCTTGCCACAGCTGTTCCTCAATTGGCTCTGTTGATTTGAACAGAATTTCTGAGCCCAAGTAAAATGCAAAGAAGGAATCACAGGTGGCTCTTGCCTCTTGAACCAGAAAGACCCAAACCCCACCCGTGCTGCCTCCCTGACTCGTACCCCTCTCTTTGCATTTGTGGAATTGGAAGACACACCCCCCTCCATTCTGTCCTCTTTCATCAGCACTGTCATCACCCATCCCAGACCAGCGGAGCCCGTGAATGTCACCAACGAAGGCGGAGAGGAACAGAGGCGCGGGAGGGAGGGGCGCATACGTGCCTGCCGGCAGATTCGCAGGTGGTGTGATGTCTTAAATTCTGTCCATTTTCTCAAGATATTAATATTCAGTCTAGGTAAAGAGTGGCTTTATAATGACTAAATACATTATTTGCAAGAATAACAGTAACTAATTAAACTCTGCTTTCCTAAACACAATTCTGCTCCTCCTTAGATCTTTGTCATGAAGAAAACATGTTCTTTGTGAAGCTAATCTAAACCATTCCCCATGCCCACTAGCTCAGGGGCCTAATGAATAGAATCTGTTTTTTACCATTTTACTGACAACGGACGTCTGAGAAATGCCCAGCTGCCCAAACACGGACAAGCTTGAGAAATGCCTCTCGTATCTAGCTTGTGTCTCTCGCTACAGGTTTTCCATGATTTGCCCTTTATC from Myotis daubentonii chromosome 18, mMyoDau2.1, whole genome shotgun sequence includes:
- the PDZK1 gene encoding Na(+)/H(+) exchange regulatory cofactor NHE-RF3, producing MASAFSPRECKLSKQEGQSYGFFLRIEKDTDGHLVRVVEKGSPAERAGLQDGDRVLRINGVFVDKEEHKQVVDLIRNSGNSVAFLVLDGDAYEKATREKVDLKELGQSQKGPSLNDKKLPPVMNGGAQAWTQPRLCYLVKEGSSFGFSLKTVQGIKGVYMTDITPQGVAMKAGVLADDHLIEVNGENVEDATHEEVVEKVRKSGSRVAFLLVDKETDQHHREQNIKLKRETASLKLLPRQPRVVEMKKGSNGYGFYLRAGPEQRGQFIKDIDSGSPAEEAGLKANDLVIAVNGESVESLSHDRVVEMIRKSGDQTSLLVVDKETDSIYRLAHFSPFLYYQSQQLPNGSVKEALVPAPLASSSPGHKPKLCRLVKGDNGYGFHLNAIRGQPGPFVKEVQAGSPAQLAGLEDEDVIIEVNGVNVLDELYEKVIDRIQSSGESVTLLVCGKKAYDYFQAKKIPIVSSMADPLDSKEETWVESELDSHVAKERAHSTASQSSSSSEDTRL